In Spirosoma pollinicola, the genomic window GTCGTTTAACAAAGATTTTAAGCGGTTGATCGATACGCTGGGCGACAACCAAGCAAAAGGCTTTACGAATATTATTGCGGGTGAATCCTACAAGCAGCTGGACCGCCTGCGAACCATTTTCGAGGAGCTTGATCCCTTCATTAAATTCCAACCCATGAACATCGGTTTACGGGAAGGTTTCATGGATGAAGCCCTGAAAATTGCGTGTTTCACCGATCACCAGATCTTCGACAGGTACTATAAATATCGAGTTCAGGACAAATTCTCGAAGTCAAAAGCTTTAACCTTACGGGAGCTAAAAACACTTCAACCGGGCGATTACGTTACGCACGTAGACTATGGCATTGGCCGTTTTGCTGGTCTCGAAAAAGTGGATCATGCCGGAAACGAACAGGAGGCAATTCGACTAATCTACCGCGATAATGACATATTGCTGGTGAGTATCCACAGCCTTCACAAAATCGCAAAATATAGCGGTCGTGAAGGTGGTCCGCCAACCATGAGTAAGCTTGGCTCGCAAGAGTGGGAGCAGAAGAAATCGCGCATCAGAAAGCAGGTAAAAGACATCGCCCGCGAATTAATAGCCTTATATGCCAAACGCCGAACCGCTCCGGGTTTTGCTTATAGTCGCGACAGTTTTTTGCAAGTCGAATTGGAGTCATCTTTCATATACGAAGACACGCCCGATCAGGCAAAAGCGACCAACGATGTGAAAGACGACATGGAACAGCCGCACCCAATGGATCGGCTCGTTTGTGGCGACGTTGGTTTTGGCAAAACAGAGATTGCTATACGTGCGGCTTTCAAAGCTGTAACAGATAACAAGCAGGTTGCTGTGCTGGTGCCCACTACGATTCTAGCCATGCAGCACTTTAAAACGTTCACAGACCGTATATCCGACTTTCCGGTTAAAATCGAGTACATCAATCGGTTTAGAACAGCGGGTCAGATAAAGGAGATTTTGAAAGGCGTGGCTTCTGGTGAAATTGGTATTCTAATTGGTACCCACCGAATCGTCAATAAAGACATCAAGTTTAAGGATTTGGGTCTGCTGGTAATTGACGAAGAGCAAAAGTTTGGTGTTAAAACAAAAGATAGATTAAAGGAAATGCGCGTTGAGGTCGACGTGCTTACACTCACAGCTACACCAATTCCGCGAACCTTACACTTCTCGTTGATGGGTGCCCGCGATTTATCGGTTATTGCCACACCACCACCAAATCGCCAGCCTGTTACTACAGAAGTTCATCCATTTAATGAAGCCACGATTCGGGACGCCATAAGTTATGAAGTTAGGAGGGGCGGACAAGTCTTTTTTGTCCATAACCGCGTTAATGATATTGAGTCGATCGGCAACTTAATTATGCGATTGGTGCCAGAAGCTCGAATTGGGGTAGCCCACGGACAGATGGAAGGCGACCGACTTGAGCGGGTAATGACGCGGTTCATAGAAGGCGATTTTGATGTGCTCATCTCTACCAATATTATCGAATCGGGGCTGGATATTCCCAACGCAAATACAATCCTGATAAACAACGCTCATTATTTTGGTTTATCCGACTTACACCAAATGCGGGGAAGGGTGGGGCGTTCGAACCGAAAAGCTTTTTGCTATTTGCTGACACCACCGCCATCCGTGCTGACGGCAGATGCCCGCAAGAGACTCCAAACCCTTGAGGATTTTTCAGATCTGGGCGAAGGATTTAAAATTGCCATGCGTGATCTTGACATCAGAGGAGCAGGTAATTTGTTGGGGGCTGAGCAGAGCGGATTTGTGAATGATCTTGGGTTCGAAATGTACCACAAAGTACTAGATGAGGCTGTTCAGGAGTTGCGTGAGAGCGAATTTAAAGACTTGTTCGAGACCAAACCTGGAGACTTTAAATTGTCATTACCTGACACCGTTATTGAGACTGATCTGCAAGTAGTTATTCCTGAACGATACGTCTCGAATATTTCTGAAAGACTAGCGTTATATACTCGCCTGGATAGTCTTCAAAACAAAGAAGAGGTTCAGGCATTTCGACAGGAGGTTATCGATCGGTTTGGTCCAATGCCAGAAGAAGTTGAAAATTTAATAAAAATGGTCAACGTTCGCTGGAAAGCTGAGCAATTATACCTTGAAAAACTGACGCTCAAGAATAATATCATGAAAGGATACTTCGTTTCTAACGGGAACGATGAGTTCTTCAAGTCTGACCAATTTGGCAAGGTAATTGAGTACATCAAGCGGAACCCAACGAAGGGTTCCCTGAAAGAATCGAAAGGAAGACCCATTATTACACACTCAGATGTTTATTCTGTCGAGCAATTAGACGAAATAATGGGTGCGTTGACGAATTAATTACGATTTTTGCACCTACGTTTTACACAAAAATAGAGCAATGATTCAAAAGTATCACCTGCAACGAGCGGCTTATGTGCTTCTGGCAATGGCGGCCCTGGCATCTTGCAAGTCCAAGCACCCAACCAGCGTGCAGCCTGGCAAGAAAAGTACAGCGACGGGGATTGCTTATAACCAGAAAGACGGTTTTCAGGTTAAAAAATTCGCAGGCCAAAAAGCTGGTCCTAACTTAGTTTTCATCGAAGGCGGTCGCTTCACAATGGGCGCCCTTGAGGAAGATGTAATGAACAGCCGCGACAACCGCGAGCGGACAGTTTCGATTCAATCATTTTATATGGATGAAACGGAGATGGCAAACGTTCACTACCTTGAATATCTGAACGCTATTTCACGCGATTCATCAGAAGAAGTAGTAAAAGCAGCCCTGCCCGACACAACTGTATGGGCAAACCCATTATCGTTCAACGATTCGTATGTAACGCAATACCTGCGTTATCCTGCATTCCGCTATTACCCAGTAGTGGGTGTATCGTGGGTGCAGGCTAGTGATTATGCTGTTTGGCGTTCAAACGCGGTAAACAATGAATTAGCCAAAGGGGGCGCTCCAAAGGAAAAGAAAAAGGGGGGCGGTTTTTCGTTGAAACGGAAATCTAAAACCGTTGAGGAGCCTGCTTTAGCCGAAGCTACTACAGCATCGACATCGGCGGCTCCGGCAAAACCAAGCCTCGAAAGTGGTCTGGTATTACCTGATTACCGACTTCCAACAGAAGCCGAATGGGAATATGCAGCAAAAGCCCTGATTGGAACTCAATACATGGACGAGAATCAAATCAATCAGCGGATCTACCCATGGGATGGTTCTTCTGTTCGTAACCCTAAGAAGGGCCGGAAACAGGGTCAAATGCTGGCAAACTTTAAACGGGGTCGTGGTGACTACGCTGGTATAGCCGGTCGTTCGAATGATGGAGCTATTATCACCGCAGAAATTTATGCATATCCAGCCAACGATTTTGGTTTGTATAATATGGCTGGTAACGTAAATGAATGGGTATATGACGTTTATCGCCCATTGTCTTACCAAGATGTTAACGACCTGAACCCAATTCGCCGTAATGGTTATCTGGATGAATCTAAAAACTATGATACAAAAAATCGTCAATCATTGATAGATGATAAACTGCGGGTTTACAAAGGTGGTTCGTGGGGTGATGTAGCTTATTGGTTATCTCCTGGTACCCGTCGGTTCTTAGATCAGGATTCTGCAACAGCTATGATCGGTTTCCGTTGTGCTATGATCGGAGTAGGTAGAAACAAATAGATTTTCAGTAGAGACGTTTATAAGCAAAAGCGCTCATTCAGAAATGGATGAGCGCTTTTGCTTATCGATGAGTTGCGGCTAACGTCAGGATGCCAACTGACTTACATCCAGCTTTCAATAATTCAATTGCACATGCTTCAAGTGTGGCTCCTGTTGTCAAGACATCATCCACCAGCACAATTTTTTTGTCTTTAATTTCATCGGCATTATTTACAGAAAATACTGTTTTCACATTCTCCCAGCGTTCTAGTCTATTTTTTCGGGTCTGTGATTCATTAAAACGTTTCCGTATGAGAACATCAGCACGCATTGGAACGTTAAGTGCTTCAGATAAGCCTTCTGCAATCCAATCGGCCTGGTTATAGCCCCGCTGTTGAAAACGGCTCTTGTGCAACGGAACGCCAATTAATACGTCTATTTCATTAACCAGATTACTTTCAGAAATTAACAGATAGCCATACCATTTAGCCATCTCTTTTGCCGCTTCTTTCTGACCCTTGTACTTAATACCATGAATCAGCTTTTGTACAATTCCACCTTTGGTAAAAAAAACATACGACGCTAAAAACTGAACAGGCACTTTTCCGGCAAACTTATTGAGGAGATCAAGATTATAGGGTTCTTGATGTTTGTTGGTTTCCGGTAAATTGATTCGGCATCTCGTACACAACACTAATTCATTTGCACCTAATGACTTATTACAACCCAGGCAAAGAGTTGGAAAGAGAAGGTCAAAAAAATTGGCGAATAATCTATGTACAATCAGAAGCATGAAAGGCATTCGTTAGATAAGATAAAACGTTGTAATTTAGAGAGAAGAAAAAATGTATGAGCGTCGTGAACGAAAATAGTATTAATAAATCGTGGGAAGAGTTACTTGATCAGTTACAGACTCTTGTAGGAAAACGCCCAGTCGATCTCAATGCAGTTCTGTTTTTGATTGGGGTACAAGAATTGGGAAATGGTCCGAAACGTTTTTCCAAGGAAGCGAAACAGGATTTGATGCATATCGCTGTTTGCCGAATTTTAAGCTCACAGGGTTATTACACATTTGAAGGGCTTGACAAAGACGGTTGGCCGCAATGGACATTAACGAAGCCACTCCCATTTGGCGATTTGATGGCCCAGGAAAACTTCTTGAAGCAACATGTTATTCAGTATTTCGAGTCATTATTAGTTTAACTGATGAACCTGAATTCTTATGCAATCATCTAATGCATATTCTACGTTGCTCCAACGCATCGACGAGTATAAAAGACGCTATTTTCAGAACCAGTTAGTAAAGGGTAGCTTATTTTTTGTCGCCTTACTAGGAAGCGGTTACCTGTTCATCAACACCGCAGAATTTATTGGTCGATTTAATTCGGTAGGTAGGGGAGCCTTATTTTTCGGCTTTCTACTGACTGTTATGGTAGGCCTTTACTTATTAATAATTCGGCCTCTACTGAATTTATATGGCCTGAGCAAGCCTTTATCTAATGATGAAGCAGCTCGCCAGATTGGCACCTTTTTTCCTGAAGTAGGGGATAAGTTATTAAACACATTACAACTTCAGCGCATCTCAGCTGATCAAAGCGATTTACTGAGTGCAAGCTTGAATCAACGCTCGCAACAGTTGCTGATAAATCGATTTGCGAATGCTATTCAGATAAGTCGAAATCGGGAATTTCTAAAGTATGCTATTCCGCCGTTAGCCTTAATTTTACTTATCCTGATCTTAAATCCGGGCTTTTTCACAAAGTCATCAACTCGTCTTGTTAACTATAACAAAGAATTTGCAGAGGAAGCCCCGTTTCAATTTATTGTACAGAACAAAGCGCTTAAGGCTTTTAGAAACGAAGATTTCCCGCTTTCGGTGAAATTGGTTGGTGATGCAGTACCCCAAGCAGTGTATGTTGTCGCTAATGGCACCCGTTTTAAACTTGAACAATCCGGTAATCAATTCACCTATAACTTTGACAATCTTCAACGTGATTTAGACTTTCATTTAGAAGCTTCAGGCTATAACTCGCCTGAGTATACAGTTTCATTACTAGACCGTCCCTCAGTCCTTTCGTTTAACGTTAAGCTTGATTATCCAGCTTACTTGAATAAGCCTTCCGAGCAGCTTTCTAATGTAGGTAACTTACTGGTACCACAGGGAACGGTAGTAAATTGGGAGTTTGCAGCAGATCATACAGACTCACTTCTATTCCGTTTTAATACGGATGCAAAGCCTTCACCAGCCAAACTAGTTGATGAAAATACCTTTGTTCTGAATCGGCGTTTGATGCAAAATTCAGCTTATACCGTTTCGCTTAAAAACGGTCAGGTTGCATCGCCATCAACGATTCAGTACAATGTTCAAATCATTCCAGACCGTTATCCTCAAATTTCGGTCGATCGAATTCAGGACACCGTTACATACAATTACATTGCCCTTTCCGGTCTTGTTTCTGATGATTACGGTTTTTCTAAACTACGCTTGAATTACAAAATTAATCGTAACGGAAAAGCGTCACTTATATACGTTAAGGATATTCCAATTAATAAATCGACAACTTCTCAAAACTTCGTTTACAATTGGTCCTTAGACAGTTTAAAGCTTGGACAGGAGGATCGTCTTGAATATTTCGTACAAGTTTGGGACAATGATGGAGTTAATGGAGCTAAGTCTAGCCGTTCGAATCAATTAAATTTTACGGTGCCTTCAAATGCTGAAATTCAAAAACAGGTTGATAAATCTGCTGAAAAAACAGAAGAGCAGATTGACAATGCATTAAGCAAAACTCAGGCAATCAAGAAAGAACTCCAGACAATGGAAGACCGGATGCGAACGAAAAAATCATCCGATTTTCAGGACAAAAAACAGCTCCAGGATATTTTGCAGAAGCGAGAAGAGTTGATGAAAGAAGTTCAAAAACTGCAGGAGCAGATGCAGAAAACGAACGATACTCAACAACGGTTTGCAGAAAAGAATCAGGCCATGCAGGACAAAATGGAACAGCTTCAAAAGCTTTTCAAAGATTTACTTGATCCGGAATCCAAGCAGCTTTATGAGCAATTGAAACAACTTCTTGAACGTAAACAGGATGAAAAAGCATCAGACATGCTTGACCGTTTAAGCCGGAAGGAAAAGAACATGGAACGCGATTTAGATCGCGCTCTTAAGCTTTTCAAACAAATGCAACTTGAACAGAAGGTCAACAACATAGCCGAAAATTTAGAGAAGCAAGCTGAGCAATTAGAGAAGCAGGCAGAAGAAAACGCGAAGAAAGACCAGACATCACAGGACCAGCAAAAGCAACAGGAGAAGTCACAGGAAGACTTTAAAAACACCCAGGAGCAACTAAAAGAGATTGATAAGCAGGCTGAAAAGGACGACTTAAATAAGCCTGAGCCTTCGGAGAAGGAGCAGCAGGAAATTGAGAAGGATATGGAGGAAGCAACTAAAAATATGAAGAGTGACCAGGGTAAACAGGCCTCCTCTAAACAGAAAAAGTCAGCCAAATCTATGAAGGCAATGAGTAAGGCGATGAAAGAATCCATGCAATCCTCTGAGATGGAAGAGATGCAGGAAAATATTGACGACTTACGCAACATCCTCGACAACCTTATCACTCTATCATTTGGGCAGGAGCGTGTGATGAAGGATTTCCGTGGAATGAGCCTTCAAGATCCTCGGGTCACCAAACTCTCTCAGGAGCAATTGAAGCTTCAGGATGATGCTAAAATTATTGAAGATAGTTTAAATGCTTTAGCTAGCCGCGTGGTACAAATTCAATCCTTTGTAACACGAGAGTTAACAAATATGAAGTTCTATATGGACGAAAGTGTGCAACAGTTGCGCGATCGTCGGTTGAGCATGGCTTCCTCCAAGCAACAATTCGCAATGACATCGATCAATAATTTAGCATTAATGTTGAGTGATGTATTGAAGAATATGCAGCAGCAAATGAACGCTATGGCCATGCCAGGAAAGGGTAAAGGTGGCAAAAAAGGTGAAAAACCTGGAGGCATGGGCGATATGCAGAAGCAATTGAATGCCAAAATGCAGCAAATGCAGAAAGGAGGGAAGACCGGTAGAGGACTTTCTGAAGAGCTTTCTCAGATGGCTGCCGAACAAGCAATGATTCGCAGCATGCTAAAGAAGTTGGAAGAAAATGCAAAAGGCACTGAAGCGGGTAAACAGCAAGAGAAACAAGTTAAAGAGCTAATGGATAAGATGGATGAAGCAGAAACTGATTTAGTCAATAAGCGTGTGAACTCAAATACAATTAACCGCCAAAACGAAATCTTAACTCGTTTGCTCGAATCCGAAAAAGCACTTAAACAACAAGAAGAAGATCCCAAGCGTCAAGCTGAAGCTGCTAAGTCAACAAAGCACAGTACTCCGTCCTTTTTTGATTCCACTAATACCCAGCAAAAAACGAAACAAGTCGAAGTGCTTCGCTCAGTTACGCCTAACTATAACCTTTTTTATAAAAAGGAAGCAAATCAATATTTACAGAAAGTAAGCAAGTAATTTCTCAGTTTTTTTTTAAAACCGCTGATCTCGCACTAAGGTCAGCGGTTTTTTGTTGCTTTCGTATCAGTTTCTTTACACGTTTTACCTTTTCAACAACTTTCTACAATTTTGTGAAAAGTTTCCACGTGAAACATTTTTCAAAAATTATCAAAAATGCATTTTTCATACGATGTCATTGTAGTAGGTGCAGGTCATGCTGGATGCGAAGCGGCCAACGCTGCAGCAATCATGGGCTCTAAAGTTTTGCTTGTTACAATGAATATGCAAACCATAGCGCAAATGTCCTGCAACCCAGCTATGGGTGGCGTAGCTAAAGGTCAGATTGTTCGTGAAGTGGATGCACTTGGGGGAATGTCCGGTATCATTAGCGATAAAAGCATGATCCAGTTCAGAATGCTGAATAGGTCAAAAGGCCCTGCCATGTGGAGCCCTAGATGCCAAAGTGATCGAAATGTATTCGCCTGGGAGTGGCGTAAAGCATTAGAGGAAAATAAAAACGTTGATTTTTGGCAGGATTCGGTTACTGAAGTAGTCGTAAAAGATGGTCGCGCTAGTGGCGTAAAAACGAGTTTAGGTGTTGAGTTTTCTGCGAAAGCCGTTGTGTTAACGAACGGGACTTTCCTGAATGGACAAATGTTTATAGGCGAGAAAGTATTTGGTGGCGGTCGTACAGCCGAACGAGCATCCACTGGTATAACAGAGCAATTGGTTCAGTTAGGTTTTGAGTCGGGACGTATGAAAACCGGTACTCCTCCACGTGTAGATGGGAGAAGTTTGAATTACACCTTAATGGAGGAGCAACTGGGGGATGAAAATCCAGGTAAATTTTCCTACACAAATACCCCGTCATTGACCAAGCAACGGAGTTGTTGGATCACCTATACCAACCAGGCAGTGCATGATGAACTGAAGACTGGCTTTGATAAATCACCCATGTTCACGGGTCGTATCAAAGGTCTTGGGCCGCGTTACTGCCCCTCAGTCGAAGACAAAATAAACCGTTTCGCCGACAAGGACCGGCATCAGATTTTCGTAGAACCAGAAGGATGGGATACAGTTGAAGTCTACGTAAATGGATTCTCGACTTCATTGCCCGAAACAGTACAATACAATGCTTTGCGCAAAATTCAGGGTTTTGAGAACGTCAGAATGTTCCGCCCTGGTTATGCAGTTGAGTATGACTTCTTTCCACCGACCCAATTAAAGCCTACGCTTGAGACTCAATTAGTCCATAATTTATTCTTTGCAGGGCAAATAAACGGGACTACGGGATATGAAGAAGCAGCGTGTCAAGGACTGATGGCTGGCATCAATGCGCACCGGAATACCAAAGAAGAAGCCGAATTTACAATCAAAAGGTCGGAAGGATACATTGGAGTTTTGATCGATGACCTGATTACAAAAGGTACCGAAGAACCCTACCGCATGTTTACGTCAAGGGCTGAATATCGAACGCTGCTTCGGCAGGACAATGCTGATTTAAGGCTTACCGAAAAGGGGTATGCGATTGGACTAGCTTCACAGGAACGATATGATTCAATGGTCAAAAAACGTGAAGGTATAGCTCAACTGACCGATGCTATCAGATCAGCTAAAGTTAAACCTGAAGAGATTAATGGCTTCCTGGAGTCGAAAGGCAGTGCTCCATTGAGGGAAAAAAGTAGCCTTTACACATTACTGAAACGCCCTGAGATAGATCAGACTGACGTAAAAGGAATTCTCAGTGCAATGCCAGAAATGCCCGATGGGGTAGGGGAGGAGATCATTGAGCAAACAGTGATTGAAATCAAATATGAAGATTACCTTAATCGGGAGAAATTAAATGCGGACAAACTAGACAGATGGGAAAGTTTGTCAATCAACCCAACATTTGACTACGACCGATTAAAGGCGCTCTCATTTGAGGGTAAAGAAAAACTTAAGCGGCTTCGTCCATCAACTATTGGTCAGGCATCAAGGATTAGCGGAGTAAGTCCCTCAGATGTATCAATCTTATTGGTCTATATGGGCCGTTAGTTTTTAGCTGTGGCTTTATAGGTTTATCTATAAAGCCACAGCTTTTTTGTGTTCACTCATTTTTTGATAAGCGTCTTGGAAACCGTAACTCAATGCCCGGTTTGTGGCAATAGCACATTCAGTAATTATATAGTTTGTCAGGACTATCTGGTTAGCAATCAAAAGTTCACTATCCAGCAATGTCAAAAATGTAGTTTCAGGTTAACAAATCCACGACCAAATGAACAGTCAATTGGTTCTTACTACAAGTCGGAAGAGTACGTTTCACACAACGATAAAAGTGGTGGTCTGATTAACACGGCGTATCGGATGGTTCGAAACTACACGCTAAGATCCAAGCTCAATCTTATCAATAAACTAAACGGTAAGCCCGGTCAAATCTTGGATGTAGGTTGCGGGACAGGTGCCTTTCTAGAAAGTTGCCGGGCAGGTGGATGGCAAGTAGCAGGTATGGAGCCTGACCCCGATGCACGGGCTATTGCCATTGAAAAGCTTCAGGCAGAGATCAAGCCAAATCTGGCGACACTATCCACTTCGCAACCTTTCGATATTATTTCACTTTGGCATGTACTTGAACACATTCCTAATTTAAGTGAATCCATATCCATGCTTCACCAGTTACTGAAAGAACAGGGGACATTACTAATAGCCGTTCCAAATTCAGATTCGTATGACGCCAATTACTTTAAGGAGTATTGGGCCGCTTATGATGTTCCTCGACACTTACACCATTTTACCCCTTCGACCATCGAGCCGCTATTCAACAAACATGGCTTTGTATTAGTTAATAAGCTACCAATGGTATTTGATGCTTTTTATATAGCTATGTTAAGTACGCGCTATCAAACCGGAAAAACAGACTATTTAAAAAGCGTACAGGTAGGACTAGCCTCAAATGCACAGGCAAAGCGCACCGGTAACTCATCAAGCTTAATCTACGTTTTAAAGAAGGCATAATAATTGCCTTGATACCCATATAAGTACCCGTTTTCAGCCCTGTAAGGAAAAGGTCAATTCTAAATTAAAAAAGTTAAATTTTTGTGTGAATAACCATGTGTATAACTCCTTGTGCAACGTGGATAATTTGTTTACAAGAGGGACATACACTGTGGAAGACTATATAAGTAATCCACAATGGTTTTCTACAACGATGTTTGTGTGGAGAAACAGCAACATATACCCTGTCACTCCACAAATTTTCCCCAACCAGAATTGTGTATTAAGTTTATAAACAAATCCACAAGCTATCAACATACCATTTGTGGATAAAATGTTATTTACTTAATAATAAGTACTTTAGGGGTGGATAAGTAAAGTAGAAATGGTGGATATGTTGCTGGTCTTATCCACATTCAGTATATTCATAAGTGGACAACTTATTTATACACATATCCACACAGCTAATGGTTAAAACAACGTTTCTTTTAAAAAGCTCTTTTATAAAATGTTAATAAGGTCAAAAGTCATTATTGCATTATTGTGGCTGATGTCTGCCGGGTTTGCCTGGGGACAGGCCGTGCCTTTATCAGGGGGAGCGAGTTTGGCAGAAGAGTATTATAAAGCCGGCGATTTCGAAAAAGCTGCGAATGAATACGCCAAGCTGTTAAAAGTAGATGTGACGTGGATAAAGTTGTCGCGGTATGTGTATAGCCTACAAAAAAGTAATAAGACCGAAGAAGCCGTAAAGTATTTGCGTAAGCAACAGAAAAGTGATGAAGGTAATCGGCCTTACTACGATTTGTTGAGTGGACAACTGGCAACCCAGCAGGGTGACACGACACAAGCGAAAACAATGTACGCTGCGGCTATACAATCAAGCAAATCATCAATTGCAAAGCTTGAAAAAATTGCGGCAGCCTTTAACGAAGCCGGAGAGAGCCGCTGGGCCATCCGTTCATTGGAAACGGCACGAGAGGTAAGTAAAGAACCAACGGCCTACAGTGAGGATTTAATGGCCTTATATCGGGCAACCGGTCAAACTGAAAAATCAATAGATGAGATCATCACAACAAGTAAGCAAAGTGAGAAGAAAGAAACAGTATTAGCCGCCTTACAGGGGTTTATCAACACCAAAGATGAACCACTTGTGGAAAAAGCACTTTATACCAAAATTCAGCAGGAACCAAACGAGTTGGCCTACAATGAACTGCTTATTTGGTATTTCGTACAAAAGCAAAAATTCAGCCGAGCACTTTTACAGGAGAAAGCAACTGATAAACGACTCAAATTAAATGGCAGTCGGGTGTACGATCTTGGCATGTTAGCCATGAATAATAAAGAGTACAAAACGGCTGCTGAATCATTTGAATACGTATCCACAACTTATCCACAAGGTCAGCTTTATCCATTTGCTCGTCGATTGGTGATCAATGCACGGGAAGAGCAAGTAAAAAATACATACCCTGTGGATAAAGTTGAAATTCGCAAACTAATCGGTGACTACCAGCGAATGCTACAGGAAGTGGGAACGAATGTAAAAACACTCGAAGCACTACGTAGCACCGCTAACCTCTACGGAAACTACTTGGATAGTAAAGATACCGCTCTTACGGTATTAGATCTCGCCATTGACCTGGGCAAGTCTGACAGAAATTTTGTGGATCGGTGTAAGCTTGACAAAGGCGACATCTATCTGCTCAAAGGCGAACCCTGGGAATCGACCTTACTATACTCACAAGTTGAGAAGTCCCAGAAAGAAGAGCTTTTGGGTTACGAAGCCAAGATAAAGAACGCAAAGCTTCATTATTACAGGGGAAATCTAGCTGTATCGAAAGATTTGCTGGACGTACTTAAATTAGCTACTTCCCGAGAAATTGCTAACGAT contains:
- a CDS encoding class I SAM-dependent methyltransferase, whose protein sequence is MVRNYTLRSKLNLINKLNGKPGQILDVGCGTGAFLESCRAGGWQVAGMEPDPDARAIAIEKLQAEIKPNLATLSTSQPFDIISLWHVLEHIPNLSESISMLHQLLKEQGTLLIAVPNSDSYDANYFKEYWAAYDVPRHLHHFTPSTIEPLFNKHGFVLVNKLPMVFDAFYIAMLSTRYQTGKTDYLKSVQVGLASNAQAKRTGNSSSLIYVLKKA
- a CDS encoding tetratricopeptide repeat protein; translated protein: MLIRSKVIIALLWLMSAGFAWGQAVPLSGGASLAEEYYKAGDFEKAANEYAKLLKVDVTWIKLSRYVYSLQKSNKTEEAVKYLRKQQKSDEGNRPYYDLLSGQLATQQGDTTQAKTMYAAAIQSSKSSIAKLEKIAAAFNEAGESRWAIRSLETAREVSKEPTAYSEDLMALYRATGQTEKSIDEIITTSKQSEKKETVLAALQGFINTKDEPLVEKALYTKIQQEPNELAYNELLIWYFVQKQKFSRALLQEKATDKRLKLNGSRVYDLGMLAMNNKEYKTAAESFEYVSTTYPQGQLYPFARRLVINAREEQVKNTYPVDKVEIRKLIGDYQRMLQEVGTNVKTLEALRSTANLYGNYLDSKDTALTVLDLAIDLGKSDRNFVDRCKLDKGDIYLLKGEPWESTLLYSQVEKSQKEELLGYEAKIKNAKLHYYRGNLAVSKDLLDVLKLATSREIANDAEQLSLLIVDNTGMDSTEAAMREYADIDLLLFQNKTDEAVSALNKMLTKYADHSLADEILWLRANTYMKQGKNAEALEDLKKIIASYPNDILGDDAMFTQGKIYEERLKDKQAAMDAYQKVLTQYPGSIYGAEARKRFRALRGDTLN
- the mnmG gene encoding tRNA uridine-5-carboxymethylaminomethyl(34) synthesis enzyme MnmG produces the protein MHFSYDVIVVGAGHAGCEAANAAAIMGSKVLLVTMNMQTIAQMSCNPAMGGVAKGQIVREVDALGGMSGIISDKSMIQFRMLNRSKGPAMWSPRCQSDRNVFAWEWRKALEENKNVDFWQDSVTEVVVKDGRASGVKTSLGVEFSAKAVVLTNGTFLNGQMFIGEKVFGGGRTAERASTGITEQLVQLGFESGRMKTGTPPRVDGRSLNYTLMEEQLGDENPGKFSYTNTPSLTKQRSCWITYTNQAVHDELKTGFDKSPMFTGRIKGLGPRYCPSVEDKINRFADKDRHQIFVEPEGWDTVEVYVNGFSTSLPETVQYNALRKIQGFENVRMFRPGYAVEYDFFPPTQLKPTLETQLVHNLFFAGQINGTTGYEEAACQGLMAGINAHRNTKEEAEFTIKRSEGYIGVLIDDLITKGTEEPYRMFTSRAEYRTLLRQDNADLRLTEKGYAIGLASQERYDSMVKKREGIAQLTDAIRSAKVKPEEINGFLESKGSAPLREKSSLYTLLKRPEIDQTDVKGILSAMPEMPDGVGEEIIEQTVIEIKYEDYLNREKLNADKLDRWESLSINPTFDYDRLKALSFEGKEKLKRLRPSTIGQASRISGVSPSDVSILLVYMGR